The Caulobacter sp. FWC26 genome contains a region encoding:
- a CDS encoding flavin monoamine oxidase family protein, which translates to MSGLDASSGGGVLTRRRFFESLAAIGGTSLVLSGMEALGFSQASAAETPPALSGGAKNTKVVILGAGLAGMTAAYELSKAGYQVQILEARDFAGGRCQTARKGFKHTDLMGNQQTCDFDEGQYINHGAWRIPYHHRSTLHYTKQFGVPLESFVNDNDAAYIYFEKGKGPLNGKPIRKGEVAADIRGYTAELVAKAASLGALDAPLSGLDRERFVAYLVNEGRLSKDLAYKGTEGRGFSVHPGAGMTPGEELPPFAFKDVLDSNAWKVLSSVTGFEQQRTMLQPIGGMDRIAKAFEKQVGPMIRYSTVVEKIRQSPTGVTVAFKGADGKPGEVTADYCVCTIPLSVLKQIDLDASAPFKAAMGGVAYAPVNKIGIQMKSRFWEDKHHIYGGHIYTDLAGINSISLPSYGWQGQKGVLLGYYAFGGEAARISAKSPADRAAFAVAAGQKIFPEYAENFDNAFSFSWHLAEHNLGGWAEWGEAGRKSAYPLLCEPDGRLYLAGEHLSYLGGWQAGAIESAWAQIAKIHARVQQA; encoded by the coding sequence ATGAGTGGTTTGGACGCGTCTTCGGGCGGCGGCGTACTGACGCGCCGCCGGTTCTTTGAAAGCTTGGCCGCCATTGGCGGCACGTCTCTGGTGCTGTCGGGCATGGAGGCGCTGGGCTTTTCACAGGCTTCGGCGGCCGAGACGCCGCCTGCCCTGAGCGGCGGGGCCAAGAACACCAAGGTCGTGATCCTGGGCGCGGGCCTGGCGGGGATGACCGCCGCCTACGAACTGTCCAAGGCGGGCTATCAGGTTCAGATCCTAGAGGCCCGCGACTTCGCTGGCGGCCGCTGCCAGACCGCGCGCAAGGGCTTCAAGCACACCGATCTGATGGGCAACCAACAGACCTGCGACTTCGACGAGGGCCAGTACATCAATCACGGCGCCTGGCGGATCCCGTATCACCACCGCTCGACCCTGCACTACACCAAGCAATTCGGCGTGCCGCTGGAGAGCTTTGTCAACGACAATGACGCGGCCTATATCTATTTCGAGAAGGGCAAGGGCCCGCTGAACGGCAAGCCCATCCGCAAGGGCGAGGTCGCCGCTGACATTCGCGGCTACACCGCTGAACTGGTGGCCAAGGCCGCCAGCCTGGGAGCCCTGGACGCCCCGCTGTCAGGCCTGGATCGCGAGCGCTTTGTCGCCTACCTCGTCAACGAAGGCCGCCTGTCCAAGGACCTCGCCTACAAGGGCACAGAGGGCCGCGGCTTCTCCGTGCATCCAGGCGCGGGGATGACGCCAGGCGAAGAACTACCGCCCTTCGCCTTCAAGGACGTCCTCGACAGCAACGCCTGGAAGGTGCTGAGCTCGGTCACCGGCTTCGAGCAGCAGCGCACCATGCTGCAGCCGATCGGCGGCATGGACCGGATCGCCAAGGCCTTCGAAAAGCAGGTCGGGCCGATGATCCGCTACTCCACAGTGGTCGAAAAGATCCGACAGTCGCCGACCGGGGTCACCGTCGCGTTCAAGGGCGCCGATGGCAAGCCAGGCGAAGTCACCGCCGACTACTGCGTCTGCACCATTCCGCTGAGCGTGCTCAAGCAGATCGACCTCGACGCCTCCGCCCCGTTCAAGGCGGCGATGGGCGGTGTGGCCTACGCCCCGGTCAACAAGATCGGCATCCAGATGAAGAGCCGCTTCTGGGAAGACAAGCACCACATCTACGGCGGCCATATCTATACCGACCTGGCCGGGATCAACTCGATCTCCCTACCCTCCTATGGCTGGCAGGGCCAGAAGGGCGTGCTGCTGGGTTACTACGCGTTTGGCGGCGAAGCGGCGCGGATCAGCGCCAAGAGCCCGGCCGACCGCGCCGCCTTCGCCGTGGCGGCGGGCCAGAAAATCTTCCCAGAATACGCCGAAAACTTCGACAACGCCTTTTCCTTCAGCTGGCACCTGGCCGAGCACAATCTGGGCGGCTGGGCCGAATGGGGCGAGGCGGGGCGCAAGAGCGCCTATCCGCTGCTGTGCGAGCCCGACGGGCGGCTCTATCTCGCTGGCGAGCACCTCAGCTACCTTGGTGGCTGGCAGGCCGGCGCCATCGAGTCGGCCTGGGCTCAGATCGCGAAGATCCACGCCCGCGTGCAGCAGGCCTGA
- the chrA gene encoding chromate efflux transporter → MARAGPTFAQALPVWLKVGVLGFGGPAGQIALLHREVVETRGWVDDDDFSRALSFCMLLPGPEAQQLATWLGWRLHGVRGGLAAGLLFVLPGLAVILGLSALYVTHGRSAWAGPVLLGLKAAVVALVVQALLRIGQRTVKDRVSAAVAIGAFALTAFTLLPFPLVILAAGAVGWLLGGKGQAAGVPVAPVRLGGVRMALVCLAAWLAPIALAWAIAPGSTLAWMGLTFGGLAAISFGGAYAALAYLGQAAAGFGWLSASQMLDGLGLAETTPGPLVLVFVFVGFVGAFQAAPPDSAWLLAALGGLMAAWTTFAPSFLWIFAGGPWIERWGRQPRPGRALAMVSAAAVGVIGQLALWFTIHLLFRSGRTVEAGPLRLLVPDLGAVNPGALGLVLLALGLTFAMRLPMLAMIAVTMGAAVLLRVIGFN, encoded by the coding sequence ATGGCGCGGGCCGGGCCGACCTTCGCCCAAGCGTTGCCGGTCTGGCTGAAGGTGGGGGTACTCGGGTTCGGCGGTCCGGCGGGCCAGATCGCGCTGCTGCACCGCGAGGTGGTTGAGACGCGCGGTTGGGTCGACGACGACGATTTCAGCCGCGCCCTGAGCTTCTGCATGCTCCTGCCCGGCCCTGAGGCGCAGCAGCTGGCGACCTGGCTGGGCTGGCGGCTGCACGGCGTCCGGGGCGGGCTGGCGGCGGGCCTGCTGTTCGTCCTGCCGGGCCTGGCGGTGATCCTGGGACTCTCGGCGCTGTACGTCACCCATGGCCGCTCCGCCTGGGCCGGTCCGGTCCTGCTGGGCCTGAAGGCCGCAGTGGTGGCCTTGGTCGTTCAGGCGCTGCTCCGGATCGGCCAGAGAACCGTAAAGGACCGCGTGTCAGCGGCCGTGGCGATCGGCGCCTTCGCCCTGACGGCGTTCACCCTTCTGCCGTTCCCCTTGGTGATCCTGGCGGCCGGCGCGGTGGGATGGCTCCTCGGCGGGAAAGGGCAGGCGGCCGGTGTCCCTGTCGCGCCCGTGAGGCTGGGCGGCGTGCGCATGGCCCTGGTCTGCCTGGCGGCCTGGCTGGCGCCGATCGCCCTGGCCTGGGCGATCGCGCCGGGCTCGACCCTGGCCTGGATGGGCCTGACCTTCGGCGGGCTGGCGGCGATCAGCTTCGGCGGCGCCTATGCGGCCCTGGCCTATCTGGGACAGGCGGCGGCGGGCTTTGGCTGGCTGTCGGCGAGCCAGATGCTGGACGGGCTGGGCTTGGCCGAGACGACGCCGGGCCCCCTGGTTCTGGTGTTCGTGTTCGTCGGTTTCGTCGGCGCCTTCCAGGCCGCGCCGCCCGACAGCGCCTGGCTGCTGGCGGCGCTGGGCGGGTTGATGGCGGCCTGGACCACCTTCGCGCCGTCGTTCCTGTGGATCTTCGCGGGCGGACCCTGGATCGAGCGGTGGGGACGTCAACCTAGGCCCGGACGGGCGCTGGCGATGGTGTCGGCGGCGGCTGTAGGCGTCATCGGTCAGTTGGCGCTGTGGTTTACGATCCATCTGCTGTTCCGGAGCGGGCGAACCGTCGAGGCCGGCCCCCTGCGGCTGCTCGTTCCCGACCTCGGCGCGGTGAATCCCGGCGCTTTGGGCCTTGTGCTCCTGGCCCTGGGCCTGACGTTTGCTATGCGGCTGCCCATGCTGGCGATGATCGCCGTGACGATGGGCGCGGCGGTTCTTCTGCGGGTGATCGGATTCAATTGA
- a CDS encoding YafY family protein, giving the protein MRHEKATRLLDLARMLAGSAEGLTLDEMASALGVGRRTAERMRDAVWAAFPQMEALDDPPTKRFRIPSGLDGVFQTPTAEELAALRVAADSLKASGADARAASLYALEAKLLSALRGSARRRVAPDVEALVQAETIAVHAGPRPFEDQAVLSAIRTAIKGLQALSFRYEGGSTPGRTREVTPLGVLFGRSNYLVALEGQGGKPRSWRLDRMSDLTVLDRPAPPPADFSLQAFADESFGIYHDEIQDVVLRIHKSRAEDALRWRFHATQKVTPEADGSVLVTFRAGGMRELSWHLFTWGDAVEIVAPQALKDMMVQELREAGRAHGAW; this is encoded by the coding sequence ATGAGACACGAGAAAGCCACCCGCCTGCTGGATCTGGCCCGCATGTTGGCGGGCTCGGCCGAAGGCTTGACCCTGGACGAGATGGCTTCGGCCCTCGGTGTGGGACGCCGGACCGCCGAACGGATGCGCGACGCGGTCTGGGCGGCCTTCCCGCAGATGGAGGCCTTGGACGATCCGCCGACCAAGCGCTTCCGCATCCCGTCGGGCCTTGACGGCGTCTTCCAGACCCCGACCGCCGAGGAGTTGGCCGCCCTGCGTGTGGCCGCCGACTCGCTGAAGGCCTCCGGCGCCGACGCGCGCGCGGCGTCGCTCTACGCGCTGGAGGCTAAGCTGTTGTCGGCGCTGCGCGGTTCGGCCCGCCGCCGGGTGGCCCCGGACGTTGAGGCTCTTGTACAGGCCGAGACCATCGCCGTTCACGCCGGTCCACGTCCGTTTGAGGACCAGGCCGTGCTCAGCGCGATCCGGACGGCCATCAAGGGGCTGCAGGCGCTGTCGTTCCGCTACGAGGGCGGCTCCACGCCCGGGCGTACGCGTGAGGTCACCCCGTTGGGCGTGTTGTTCGGGCGCTCCAACTACCTGGTCGCGCTGGAAGGGCAGGGCGGCAAGCCGCGCTCCTGGCGCCTGGATCGCATGAGCGATCTGACGGTGCTCGACAGGCCCGCGCCGCCGCCGGCGGACTTCTCATTGCAGGCCTTCGCCGACGAGAGCTTCGGCATCTATCACGACGAGATTCAGGACGTGGTGCTGCGCATCCACAAGAGCCGGGCCGAGGACGCCTTGCGCTGGCGCTTCCACGCTACGCAGAAAGTCACCCCGGAAGCGGACGGCTCGGTGCTGGTCACTTTCCGGGCCGGCGGCATGCGCGAGCTGTCCTGGCACCTCTTCACCTGGGGCGACGCCGTCGAGATCGTCGCGCCGCAGGCGCTGAAGGACATGATGGTCCAGGAGCTACGTGAGGCTGGTCGCGCGCACGGGGCGTGGTAG
- a CDS encoding TonB-dependent siderophore receptor — MRGLLMTRRFKPALLAGISALSITFVYCQPAASAEISSAATPATDAPSQASELETVVVTARGKPRTVLDSAVPVDSFGEADIKASTFTDTNDILKTLVPSYTLAREPISDGATFIRPASLRGLPTDKTLFMVNSKRRHRSALVTIGGTGAQAPDAATIPASALKNVVVTRDGAGAQYGSDAIAGVIDFQLKDSPSGGSLTAQYGQFYLGDGEDVLVTGNLGLPLGENGFINTTVEYTSQNQVNRGRQYCNVGIPNQSAGFCVASYAATNPAYGALINDYVQKWGQPDAEATRAVVNAGYAFSDNLSVYAFANYSKSSAVEYFNYRPPVSNAVNATPIRLQDGSTFQFSSIFPAGFTPMFGGDVTDYSLTGGFKGLTSYGLSYDLSARYGNDKIAYTLWDTVNPSMGPASPKKFYDGALISSESAANADFAYDWEGLGFKTPVTINFGAEYRKEGYEIEPGDVPSYVAGSWAVPDPFKFCNATTRTPTAAGLALPATAGLNCANYLSTNADGFAGIDPVYNALAVGSNGFPGNTPLYSGKLTRNSYAGYLETSGNVTEEWFLDFAVRGEHFSDFGSTWNGKAATQYQVTPNFGLRGSVGTGFRAPTPGQAFTTNVSTRVENGAIIASGLFPATNPVAQFLGAKELKPEKSTNFAIGFTATPFEGLSLTVDAYSIKIKDQFYATTPITVTPAIRTALVSASIPGADTIGQVQFFQNAFDSTTTGVDVVATYRKAWENGQSTNLSVSGNYNKFKIDKVFSANFFDAEGVHDFENAAPRWRSVISATHQIDKFKATGRLNIWGPYKNMFSVANPIVQKWDPETFFDMELSYQATDNYSVAIGARNLFANYPDPDMTGESATNGRIYRSDTIVDWQGGFWYAKVSATF, encoded by the coding sequence ATGAGGGGGCTACTTATGACTCGGCGTTTTAAACCCGCGCTTCTCGCGGGTATTTCCGCGCTATCGATTACTTTCGTTTACTGCCAACCCGCCGCCAGTGCGGAGATTTCTTCGGCAGCGACGCCTGCGACCGACGCGCCGAGCCAAGCCTCGGAGCTTGAAACAGTTGTCGTCACCGCCCGCGGCAAACCGCGCACGGTTCTCGACTCCGCCGTCCCGGTCGACTCCTTCGGCGAAGCCGACATCAAGGCCTCGACCTTCACCGACACCAACGACATCCTGAAGACGCTGGTCCCGTCCTACACTCTGGCCCGTGAGCCGATTTCGGACGGCGCCACCTTCATTCGCCCCGCCAGCCTGCGCGGCCTTCCCACCGACAAGACCCTCTTCATGGTCAACTCCAAGCGCCGTCACCGCTCGGCGCTGGTCACGATCGGCGGCACCGGCGCCCAGGCGCCCGACGCGGCCACGATCCCTGCCTCGGCCCTGAAGAACGTGGTCGTCACGCGCGACGGCGCCGGCGCGCAATACGGTTCGGACGCCATCGCCGGCGTCATCGACTTCCAGCTGAAGGACAGCCCCAGCGGCGGTTCGCTGACAGCCCAGTACGGCCAATTCTACCTGGGCGACGGCGAGGATGTACTGGTCACCGGTAACCTCGGCCTGCCGCTCGGCGAGAACGGTTTCATCAACACCACGGTCGAATACACCAGCCAGAACCAGGTCAATCGCGGTCGTCAGTACTGTAACGTCGGCATTCCGAACCAGTCGGCCGGCTTCTGCGTCGCCAGCTACGCGGCGACCAATCCGGCCTACGGCGCGCTGATCAACGACTATGTTCAGAAGTGGGGTCAGCCCGACGCGGAGGCCACCCGCGCTGTCGTCAACGCCGGCTATGCGTTTAGCGACAATCTGTCGGTCTACGCCTTCGCCAACTACTCCAAGAGCAGCGCAGTCGAATACTTCAACTATCGCCCGCCGGTCAGCAACGCCGTGAACGCCACGCCGATCCGACTGCAGGACGGTTCGACTTTCCAGTTCAGCTCGATCTTCCCCGCCGGCTTCACGCCCATGTTCGGCGGCGACGTGACCGACTACAGCCTCACGGGCGGCTTCAAGGGCCTGACGAGCTATGGTCTGAGCTACGATCTGTCGGCGCGCTACGGCAACGACAAGATCGCCTACACGCTGTGGGACACCGTCAACCCCTCGATGGGACCGGCCTCGCCCAAGAAGTTCTATGACGGCGCCCTGATCTCGAGCGAGTCCGCCGCGAACGCCGATTTCGCCTATGATTGGGAAGGGCTCGGCTTCAAGACCCCGGTGACGATCAACTTCGGCGCCGAATACCGCAAGGAAGGCTATGAGATCGAGCCGGGCGATGTCCCGTCGTATGTCGCTGGGAGCTGGGCCGTGCCCGATCCCTTCAAGTTCTGTAACGCCACCACACGCACCCCAACCGCAGCCGGTCTGGCCCTGCCGGCCACGGCCGGTCTGAACTGCGCCAACTACCTCTCGACCAACGCCGACGGCTTTGCGGGCATCGACCCGGTCTACAACGCCCTGGCGGTCGGTTCGAACGGCTTCCCTGGCAACACGCCGCTCTACTCCGGCAAGCTGACCCGCAACTCCTACGCTGGTTATCTGGAAACCTCCGGCAACGTGACCGAAGAGTGGTTCCTCGACTTCGCGGTGCGCGGCGAACACTTCTCGGACTTCGGCAGCACCTGGAACGGCAAGGCCGCCACCCAGTACCAAGTGACCCCGAACTTCGGTCTGCGCGGTTCGGTGGGCACCGGCTTCCGCGCCCCGACCCCCGGCCAGGCCTTCACCACCAACGTGTCGACCCGGGTCGAGAACGGCGCGATCATCGCTTCGGGTCTCTTCCCGGCGACCAATCCGGTGGCCCAGTTCCTGGGCGCCAAGGAGTTGAAGCCTGAAAAGTCGACCAACTTCGCCATTGGCTTCACCGCCACGCCGTTCGAGGGGCTGTCGCTCACGGTCGACGCCTACAGCATCAAGATCAAGGACCAGTTCTACGCCACGACGCCGATCACCGTGACCCCGGCGATCCGGACGGCGCTGGTTTCGGCCAGCATTCCCGGCGCCGACACTATCGGTCAGGTGCAGTTCTTCCAGAACGCCTTCGACTCGACGACCACCGGTGTCGACGTCGTGGCCACCTACCGCAAGGCCTGGGAGAACGGCCAGTCGACCAACCTCTCGGTGAGCGGCAACTACAACAAGTTCAAGATCGACAAGGTCTTCTCGGCCAACTTCTTCGACGCCGAAGGCGTGCATGACTTCGAGAACGCTGCGCCGCGCTGGCGGTCGGTGATCTCGGCGACCCACCAGATCGACAAGTTCAAGGCCACCGGCCGCCTGAACATCTGGGGGCCGTACAAGAACATGTTCAGCGTCGCCAACCCGATCGTTCAGAAGTGGGATCCGGAGACGTTCTTCGACATGGAACTGTCCTACCAGGCCACCGACAACTACTCGGTCGCGATCGGCGCGCGGAACCTGTTCGCCAACTATCCCGATCCTGACATGACGGGCGAGTCGGCCACCAACGGCCGCATCTACCGCTCGGACACCATCGTCGATTGGCAAGGCGGCTTCTGGTACGCCAAGGTCTCGGCGACCTTCTAA
- a CDS encoding GNAT family N-acetyltransferase produces MTIPHSNLRLRLALADDMPVLSALMDRAIGELLRDFLPPEGVAASYEIMGLDTQLIADGTYFVVEDAGEIAGCGGWSRRATLFGGDHSAGRDAALLDPKTDAARVRAMYTHPDHTRKGVGRIILDACEAAARAEGFSRVEMAATMGGVPLYRACGYHDIEPFEAVTSTGYRVPLIRMGKGL; encoded by the coding sequence ATGACGATCCCCCATTCAAACCTTCGCCTTCGCTTGGCGCTGGCTGACGACATGCCCGTGCTCTCGGCCTTGATGGATCGGGCGATCGGCGAGCTGCTGCGCGACTTCCTACCGCCCGAGGGCGTGGCCGCCTCGTACGAGATCATGGGTCTGGACACACAGCTGATCGCCGACGGCACCTATTTCGTCGTCGAAGACGCGGGCGAGATCGCCGGCTGCGGCGGCTGGAGCCGGCGCGCCACGCTGTTCGGCGGCGACCACTCGGCGGGACGCGACGCGGCGCTTCTGGACCCGAAGACCGACGCCGCGCGGGTCCGCGCGATGTACACGCACCCCGACCACACCCGAAAGGGCGTGGGCCGGATCATTCTCGACGCCTGCGAGGCCGCCGCCCGCGCCGAGGGCTTCAGCCGCGTCGAGATGGCCGCCACCATGGGCGGCGTGCCGCTCTATCGGGCGTGCGGTTATCACGACATCGAGCCTTTCGAGGCCGTGACGTCGACGGGCTATCGCGTGCCGCTGATCCGGATGGGGAAGGGGCTTTAG
- the rlmJ gene encoding 23S rRNA (adenine(2030)-N(6))-methyltransferase RlmJ gives MNYRHAFHAGNFADLHKHAILLAMLSALQEESPALAAIDTHAGAGGYDLAGEMARRSGEAQAGIFRLKAAIDAPSVFQPLLDAVALMNGGKAGDLYPGSPRLIARALRPADRYAGCELRDDDVVLLRKTLAPHANARALQADGFETAAREAGKGGRGFVVIDPPFERPDDYDRIVASTRAILTRAPDAALAIWLPIKDLETFDAFLRGMETVTNDLLVAELRLRPLTDPMKMNGCAMVMIGAPGAVDAAAAEAGDWLAARLGEPGGRSRVWRT, from the coding sequence ATGAACTACCGCCACGCCTTTCACGCCGGCAACTTCGCCGATCTGCACAAGCACGCGATCCTGCTGGCCATGCTGTCGGCCTTGCAGGAGGAGAGCCCGGCGCTGGCGGCGATCGACACGCACGCGGGGGCGGGCGGCTATGACCTGGCCGGCGAGATGGCGCGGCGCTCGGGCGAGGCCCAGGCGGGGATCTTCCGGCTGAAGGCGGCGATCGACGCGCCGTCGGTGTTCCAGCCTCTGCTCGACGCGGTCGCGCTGATGAACGGCGGCAAGGCCGGCGACCTCTATCCTGGCTCCCCGCGCCTGATCGCGCGCGCGCTGCGTCCCGCCGATCGCTATGCGGGCTGCGAGCTTCGCGACGACGATGTCGTCTTGCTGCGCAAGACACTGGCGCCGCACGCCAACGCCCGCGCCTTGCAGGCCGACGGCTTCGAGACCGCCGCCCGGGAGGCTGGCAAGGGCGGCCGGGGCTTTGTCGTCATCGACCCGCCGTTCGAGCGGCCGGACGACTACGACCGCATTGTCGCCTCCACCCGCGCGATCCTGACGCGCGCGCCCGATGCGGCCTTGGCGATCTGGCTGCCGATCAAGGATCTGGAGACCTTCGACGCCTTCCTGCGCGGGATGGAGACCGTCACGAACGACCTGTTAGTGGCCGAGCTTCGCCTCCGCCCCCTGACGGACCCGATGAAGATGAACGGCTGCGCGATGGTGATGATCGGCGCCCCCGGGGCGGTCGACGCGGCCGCCGCCGAGGCGGGCGACTGGCTCGCCGCGCGGCTCGGTGAGCCTGGCGGCCGTTCGCGCGTGTGGCGGACCTGA
- a CDS encoding cytochrome c → MTVVYRLAAPRLAALCLIAGLVAPAVAAADGKSLYMDNCSACHQVTGKGVKGAFPALAGSPLVQGDPKIVASTVLNGRAGMPAFKDDLSDADLAAILTYVRSSWGNKAPALAPKQIAAARGGAKTASRGLQAH, encoded by the coding sequence ATGACCGTCGTTTACCGCCTCGCCGCCCCCCGTCTCGCAGCGCTTTGTCTGATCGCCGGCCTCGTCGCGCCGGCCGTGGCCGCTGCTGATGGCAAGTCGCTGTACATGGACAACTGCTCGGCCTGCCACCAGGTCACCGGCAAGGGCGTCAAGGGCGCCTTCCCCGCCCTGGCCGGATCGCCCCTCGTCCAGGGAGATCCCAAGATCGTCGCCTCCACCGTGCTGAATGGCCGCGCGGGCATGCCGGCGTTCAAGGACGACCTGTCCGACGCCGATCTGGCGGCCATCCTGACCTATGTCCGCTCGTCGTGGGGCAACAAGGCGCCGGCCTTGGCGCCCAAGCAGATCGCCGCGGCGCGCGGCGGCGCCAAGACCGCCTCGCGCGGGCTCCAGGCTCACTGA
- a CDS encoding MFS transporter, which translates to MPTHGQPIGETPDWLPHERPFLPGSPSTPDFPRTFRLIHGLIALLIGVTGSLGSALVQVNLPAIQGALGLTPTQGAWLTTVYIMTNISMNLLLVKYRQQFGIRRFTLVFLALYTVAAFAHLSLDTYPMALFLRAISGVGAAALSALAMFYMLQAFPASFRIGALVLGVGVSQLGGPLARVISPDLLDAAYWQGLYALEACLALASLAAVVLFRLPQGARIHVFESTDILSFGLLGAGLGLIVAVLGLGRIVWWFEAPWLGWSLVGAVVLLAAGALIEHHRAHPLIDTRWVATGTFLRFAFNIALVRVILSEQSVGAAGLMQALGFAPEQQRLLYMVVLAATAAGVVISAATLNTKTLAPQFLLSILLIAAGAFLDARATPQIGPANLFVSQALLAFAAAMFLGPSFMFGIGQLLSRGLGSIITFSVMFGVAQNLGGLGGAALLGTLQTVRAQHHAVALAERLTATDPNIAATLQSYGGVYASTQADPALRTIDATALLGQQVTQQANILAFNDVFLVIGVIALLQFAYAGFLFVRLALRTRSAADAPPAAPLATAETP; encoded by the coding sequence ATGCCCACCCATGGCCAGCCCATTGGAGAAACGCCGGACTGGCTGCCCCACGAGCGCCCCTTTCTCCCGGGCTCCCCGTCAACGCCGGACTTTCCGCGCACCTTCCGGCTTATCCATGGCCTGATCGCCCTGCTGATCGGCGTCACCGGATCCCTGGGCTCGGCCTTGGTGCAGGTGAATCTGCCGGCCATTCAGGGCGCGCTAGGCCTGACCCCGACGCAAGGGGCCTGGCTGACGACAGTCTACATCATGACCAACATCTCGATGAACCTGCTGCTGGTGAAGTATCGCCAGCAGTTCGGCATTCGACGCTTCACCCTGGTGTTCCTGGCCCTCTATACGGTGGCCGCCTTCGCTCATCTGAGCCTGGACACCTACCCGATGGCGCTGTTCCTCCGCGCGATCAGCGGTGTCGGCGCCGCAGCGCTGAGCGCCCTGGCGATGTTCTACATGTTGCAGGCGTTCCCGGCCTCGTTCCGGATCGGCGCCCTGGTGCTCGGCGTCGGCGTCTCGCAGCTGGGAGGCCCTCTGGCGCGCGTGATCTCGCCTGATCTGCTGGACGCCGCCTATTGGCAAGGCCTCTACGCGCTGGAAGCCTGCCTGGCGCTGGCCAGCCTGGCCGCCGTCGTGCTGTTTCGGCTGCCGCAAGGCGCGCGCATCCACGTCTTCGAGTCGACCGACATCCTCTCCTTCGGACTGCTGGGCGCGGGGCTCGGCCTGATCGTCGCCGTCTTGGGGCTCGGCCGGATTGTGTGGTGGTTCGAGGCGCCGTGGCTGGGTTGGAGCCTTGTCGGCGCCGTCGTGCTTCTGGCCGCAGGAGCCTTGATAGAGCATCATCGGGCCCATCCGCTGATCGACACGCGCTGGGTGGCGACGGGGACTTTCCTGCGCTTCGCCTTCAACATCGCCCTGGTTCGCGTCATCCTGTCCGAACAGAGCGTCGGCGCGGCCGGCCTGATGCAGGCCCTGGGCTTTGCTCCGGAACAACAACGCCTGCTCTACATGGTCGTGCTGGCGGCGACGGCCGCAGGCGTCGTGATCAGCGCTGCTACGCTGAACACCAAGACCCTGGCCCCGCAATTTCTCCTCTCGATCCTGCTCATCGCCGCAGGCGCGTTTCTCGACGCCCGCGCCACGCCACAGATCGGACCCGCCAACCTTTTTGTGAGCCAGGCCTTGCTGGCCTTCGCAGCCGCCATGTTCCTGGGACCTTCATTCATGTTCGGCATCGGTCAGTTGCTGAGCCGGGGCCTCGGCTCGATCATCACCTTCTCGGTGATGTTCGGCGTCGCCCAGAATCTCGGCGGCCTGGGTGGTGCGGCTCTGCTTGGCACGCTTCAGACCGTCCGTGCGCAACATCACGCCGTGGCCTTGGCCGAGCGATTGACCGCCACAGACCCCAATATCGCGGCGACCTTGCAGAGCTATGGCGGCGTCTACGCCTCCACCCAGGCGGACCCCGCCTTGCGCACGATCGACGCGACCGCGCTACTCGGACAACAGGTCACCCAGCAGGCCAATATCCTCGCCTTCAACGACGTTTTCCTCGTCATCGGCGTGATCGCTCTTCTCCAGTTCGCCTACGCCGGCTTCCTGTTTGTCCGACTCGCCCTCCGCACCCGCAGCGCCGCCGACGCGCCGCCCGCAGCTCCGCTCGCCACCGCAGAGACCCCATGA
- a CDS encoding RidA family protein — MKRLVALAAGLCALAGAAHAQDIVRGGDPKSAIASVVTVPAGYDMIYVSGMTPPVIDDKATGVAKFGDTKTQTLGVLGRIEAALKSQGATMADVVMMRVLLVGDPAKDGKMDFMGMMEGYKTYFGTAAQPNKPARITSQISALVADGMLVEIEVQAAKKK, encoded by the coding sequence ATGAAACGCCTCGTCGCCCTCGCCGCCGGCCTCTGCGCCCTCGCCGGCGCCGCCCACGCCCAGGACATCGTCCGTGGCGGCGATCCCAAGTCGGCTATCGCCAGCGTCGTCACCGTACCGGCCGGCTACGACATGATCTATGTCAGCGGCATGACCCCGCCAGTCATCGACGACAAGGCTACCGGCGTGGCCAAGTTCGGCGACACCAAGACCCAGACCCTGGGCGTTCTGGGCCGCATCGAAGCCGCCCTGAAGAGCCAGGGCGCCACCATGGCCGATGTCGTCATGATGCGCGTGCTGCTGGTCGGCGACCCGGCCAAGGACGGCAAGATGGACTTCATGGGTATGATGGAGGGCTACAAGACCTATTTCGGCACCGCCGCCCAGCCCAACAAGCCCGCCCGGATCACCAGCCAGATCAGCGCCCTGGTCGCTGACGGCATGCTGGTCGAGATCGAAGTCCAGGCCGCCAAGAAGAAGTAG